One Keratinibaculum paraultunense genomic window carries:
- a CDS encoding ABC transporter permease subunit: MIVPIIFLILCIVGSFFTGLPASFLVNEMIIRLARNLILVLSLIFPVITGLGLNFAITLGAMAGQIALIIITNFSIGGPGGFFLSLLISTPFAILFGFLVGKILNKAVGKEMITSMVLGFFANGIYQLVFLLFAGTIFPIRNDTLLLPSGIGIKNTVDLASIKYSLDHLIPFDKIKLPIFQKLAEYPIATFLLILLLFLLMGYLLKTKLGQDMRAVGQDPEVARISGINVEKTKIISVIISTVLAAWGQIVFLQNIGTMQTYGSHSQVGLFAVASLLVGGATVDKASWKEALIGTFLFHFLFVISPLAGQNLFGNAQIGEYFRVFVAYGVIGLALVLHAWEKDKAKITLSDID; the protein is encoded by the coding sequence ATGATAGTACCAATTATATTCTTAATATTATGTATTGTAGGGTCCTTTTTTACAGGACTTCCTGCTAGCTTTTTAGTAAATGAAATGATAATACGTTTAGCAAGAAACTTAATATTAGTATTGTCATTAATTTTTCCTGTAATTACTGGATTGGGATTAAATTTTGCAATAACTTTGGGAGCTATGGCAGGACAAATTGCATTGATCATTATAACTAATTTTTCAATAGGTGGTCCAGGAGGATTTTTCTTAAGCCTCTTAATTTCAACGCCTTTTGCTATATTGTTTGGATTTCTTGTAGGAAAAATATTAAATAAAGCAGTAGGAAAAGAAATGATAACTAGTATGGTTCTAGGGTTTTTTGCAAATGGAATTTATCAACTTGTATTCCTCTTATTTGCTGGTACAATTTTTCCAATAAGAAATGATACTTTGTTATTGCCTTCTGGTATAGGTATAAAAAATACTGTGGATTTAGCTAGTATTAAATATTCTTTAGATCATTTAATTCCTTTTGATAAAATTAAATTGCCAATATTTCAAAAATTGGCTGAATATCCAATAGCTACTTTTTTACTTATATTGTTGTTATTCTTATTGATGGGATATTTACTTAAGACAAAGTTAGGGCAGGACATGAGAGCAGTTGGGCAAGATCCAGAAGTAGCGAGGATTTCAGGTATTAATGTAGAAAAGACTAAAATAATATCTGTAATCATTTCTACAGTACTAGCTGCATGGGGTCAAATAGTATTTTTACAAAATATTGGAACTATGCAAACTTATGGCAGCCATTCTCAAGTAGGACTATTTGCAGTGGCTTCTTTATTAGTTGGAGGTGCTACTGTAGATAAAGCTTCTTGGAAAGAAGCTTTGATTGGTACATTTTTATTCCATTTCTTGTTTGTAATATCACCGTTAGCAGGTCAAAATCTATTTGGCAATGCTCAAATAGGTGAATACTTTAGAGTATTTGTAGCATATGGAGTTATAGGTTTAGCATTAGTACTTCATGCTTGGGAAAAGGATAAGGCGAAAATTACCCTTAGTGATATAGATTAA
- a CDS encoding S1 RNA-binding domain-containing protein has translation MIELGKMQTLEVKNITSVGVFLNTKDSQKKDKDVLLPKKEVPEGTKVGDEIEVFIYRDFKERIIATTRRPKVILGEVGLLEVVDITSIGAFLDWGLEKDLFLPFKEQTTKLEKGRKYPIGLYIDKSNRLCGTMKIRDFLSSDSPYKENDWVKGVIYSINDKFGAFVAVDNKYEGLIPKKELIGVYAIGDIVDVRVTNVKDDGKLDLSLRDKFYIEIEEDAEIILNKAMEKGGILYLNDYSSPKEIRKELNMSKSAFKRALGRLLKEEKVEFIKGGIKVK, from the coding sequence ATGATAGAATTAGGAAAGATGCAAACTTTAGAAGTAAAAAATATTACTTCAGTAGGGGTATTTTTAAATACCAAAGATAGTCAAAAAAAGGATAAGGATGTACTGTTACCTAAAAAGGAAGTACCAGAAGGAACTAAAGTAGGCGATGAAATAGAGGTATTCATATATAGGGATTTTAAAGAAAGAATTATTGCTACCACTAGAAGACCAAAGGTAATATTAGGAGAAGTAGGGCTTTTGGAAGTGGTGGATATAACAAGTATAGGTGCTTTCTTAGATTGGGGATTGGAAAAGGATTTGTTTTTACCTTTTAAGGAACAAACTACAAAATTGGAAAAGGGTAGAAAATATCCAATAGGTCTTTATATAGATAAGAGTAATAGATTGTGTGGTACTATGAAAATAAGGGATTTCTTAAGCAGTGATTCCCCTTATAAAGAAAATGATTGGGTAAAAGGAGTTATTTATAGTATTAATGATAAGTTTGGAGCGTTTGTAGCAGTGGATAATAAATATGAAGGATTAATACCTAAAAAGGAATTAATAGGGGTATATGCAATAGGAGATATAGTGGATGTAAGGGTTACAAATGTAAAAGATGATGGGAAACTAGATCTTAGTCTCAGAGACAAATTTTATATAGAAATAGAAGAAGATGCAGAAATTATTTTAAATAAAGCAATGGAAAAGGGAGGAATATTGTATTTAAACGATTATAGTAGCCCAAAGGAAATACGCAAAGAATTAAATATGAGCAAATCTGCATTTAAAAGAGCCTTAGGAAGGCTACTTAAAGAAGAAAAGGTGGAATTTATTAAAGGTGGAATAAAGGTAAAATAA
- a CDS encoding MATE family efflux transporter, translating to MKKRNKKEMILNGNMYNTLILLSIPIMINNLIQTLYNLADGIWVSKLGSVQFAATSFVWPVNFLFISIGFGLSIAGTSILSQLIGGDKYEDANRYAEQIVVISMLISIIFAAIGYLLSPYLIKIMGAKGDLAKYSNIYLRITFLDMPFMFLFFNFNSIMTAQGNTLIPTILSGISALLNAILDPIFIFTLDMGIAGAAIATLLSRVVLAIAGMIVLYKFETIIRPSFKEFKFEREKIFKIIDVALPSSIGQSGSALGFMVLNGFIASYGTSTMAAYGMVNRITSLVMQPASGIGAALTSIVGQNIGANQMDRVKEAFRKALVFTVTLGIIGCMFMLWKDKGIINFFMRSKDDLEVINQGIEYLRYSALFTPLMGVFSVLQGLFQGAGHTKYSMSMEIGRLWFVRLPMILIFKHFTNIGPTGIWISMSVSNLIVCIYGYLIYRKDTWQQRVVDMETTV from the coding sequence ATGAAAAAACGGAACAAAAAAGAAATGATACTAAATGGAAATATGTACAATACATTGATTTTACTATCTATACCTATTATGATAAACAATTTAATTCAAACTCTCTATAATCTAGCAGATGGAATTTGGGTAAGTAAATTAGGTTCAGTTCAATTTGCTGCTACATCTTTTGTGTGGCCAGTAAATTTTTTGTTTATTTCTATAGGTTTTGGATTATCTATTGCTGGAACCTCCATATTATCCCAGTTAATAGGAGGAGATAAATATGAAGATGCAAATAGATATGCTGAGCAAATAGTAGTTATATCCATGTTGATTTCCATTATATTTGCAGCAATTGGATATTTATTAAGCCCTTATCTAATAAAGATTATGGGAGCAAAAGGAGATTTAGCAAAATATAGTAATATATATTTAAGGATAACCTTTTTGGATATGCCTTTTATGTTTTTATTTTTTAATTTTAACTCTATAATGACTGCTCAAGGGAATACTTTGATTCCTACTATATTAAGTGGAATTAGTGCGTTGCTTAATGCTATATTAGATCCAATATTTATATTTACATTGGATATGGGTATAGCAGGAGCAGCTATTGCTACTCTTTTATCACGAGTTGTGTTAGCTATAGCAGGGATGATAGTATTATATAAATTTGAAACTATTATAAGACCAAGTTTTAAAGAATTTAAATTTGAGAGGGAGAAAATTTTTAAGATTATAGACGTAGCTTTACCATCCTCTATAGGACAATCGGGTTCTGCTTTAGGTTTTATGGTGCTAAATGGTTTTATTGCTTCCTATGGTACTTCCACTATGGCAGCTTATGGAATGGTAAATAGAATTACATCATTGGTAATGCAGCCAGCATCGGGTATTGGTGCAGCTTTAACATCTATAGTAGGTCAAAATATTGGAGCTAATCAAATGGATAGAGTAAAAGAAGCTTTTAGAAAAGCACTAGTTTTTACGGTTACATTAGGAATTATTGGTTGTATGTTTATGCTTTGGAAAGACAAAGGAATAATTAACTTTTTTATGCGTTCTAAAGACGATTTAGAGGTTATAAATCAAGGGATTGAATATTTGAGATATAGTGCTCTTTTTACACCTTTAATGGGAGTGTTTAGTGTACTTCAAGGTTTATTTCAAGGTGCGGGGCATACTAAATATTCCATGTCAATGGAAATAGGAAGACTTTGGTTTGTAAGGCTGCCTATGATTCTCATATTTAAGCATTTTACTAATATTGGACCAACAGGAATATGGATTTCCATGAGTGTTAGTAATTTAATAGTGTGTATATATGGGTATTTAATTTATAGAAAGGATACTTGGCAGCAAAGAGTAGTAGATATGGAAACTACCGTATAA